The DNA sequence GATCATCAGGCTGCACATCCCGCAGATCCCTTCACGACAGTCATGGTCAAAAGCAACCATCTCTTCGCCCTGCTGCAGCAGCTGCTCATTCAACACGTCCAGCATTTCCAGGAAGGACATATGCGTGGAGATGTCGGTAAGTTTGTAATCGACGTATCGCCCGACGGCATCGGGGCCAGGCTGGCGCCAGATTCTGAGCGTCAGATCCAGAGTCTCGCTCATTATTTATAACTCCTCGTAGCCAGAGGTACTTCAGTAAATTCTAATTGTTCTCGGTGTTCGACCGGCTCATTGCCGACCCCTGTGAATTCCCAGGCAGCCACATGACAGAAATTCTCATCGTCACGCAACGCTTCGTTTTCCGGAGTCTGATGTTCTTCACGGAAGTGACCACCGCAGGATTCCTCCCGCACGAGGGCATCTCGCACCATCAACTCACCGAATTCCAGGAAGTCTGCCAGACGACCAGCGTGTTCCAGGTTTTGATTCAACTGCTCGCCTTCGCCCAGCACTTTCACGCTCGACCAGAACTCATCCCGCAGATCGCGAATCTTACCCATGGCTGTTTCCAGCCCTTGGCGTTCGCGAGACATACCACAGTATTCCCAGAGGATGTGTCCCAGTTCGCGATGGATGCTGTCGGACGAACGCGTTCCGTTGACTCCCAGAATCTTTGAGTTTCTGTCCTGGGCATTCGCCAAAGCGGCCTTGAACGCCTCATCCTCGGTTGAAACCTCAGGCAGACTGTTCGAAGCCAGAAAGTGACCCGTTGTGTAAGGAGCGACGAAGTAACCGTCTGCCAGTCCCTGCATCAAAGCGGAAGCCCCCAGCCGGTTGGCACCGTGGTCCGAGAAGTTCGCTTCACCCAGCACGAACAGACCGGGAATCGTACTCTGCAGATGATAGTCCACCCACAGCCCACCCATCGTATAGTGCACAGCGGGATAAATCTGCATCGGCACTTCGTAAGGGTTTTCGCCGGTGATCTTCTGATACATGTGGAACAGGTTGCCGTACTTGGTTTCGATGGCGTGTCTTCCATCGCGGATAATCGCATCGCGGAAATCCAGAAAGACCGCCTGTCCGGTCGAACCGACACCGTAACCGGCATCGCAGCGTTCCTTGGCTGCACGAGATGCCACGTCACGAGGCACCAGGTTACCGAAAGCGGGGTAACGTCGTTCCAGGTAATAGTCCCGTTCTTCATCAGGAATTTCATTACCGCGACGTTTATCATCGGCTGATTTGGGAACCCAGACCCGACCGTCGTTTCGCAGACTTTCACTCATCAAAGTCAGCTTGGACTGGTAATCACCACTCACGGGAATACATGTCGGGTGGATCTGTGTGTAACAGGGATTCGCAAAGAACGCCCCCCGTTTATGACACCGCCAGGCGGCGGTCACATTCGAACCCTTCGCGTTGGTCGAAAGGTAGAAGGCATTTCCGTAACCGCCGGTCGCCAGCAGCACACAGTCGGCCGAATAGGTTTCGAACTCACCGGTAATCAGATTACGAACGATAATCCCCCGGGCAACGCCGTCGACCACAACCAGGTCCAGCATTTCACGACGCGGGAACAGCTTGATACGCCCGGTTCCCACCTGCCGCATCAAAGCACTGTAAGCCCCCAGCAGCAGCTGCTGCCCGGTCTGCCCGCGGGCATAAAAAGTACGGGAAACCTGGGCCCCACCGAAGGACCGGTTGGCCAGCAATCCGCCGTAATCACGGGCGAAAGGCACGCCCTGGGCAGCACACTGGTCGATAATGTTGTTACTGACCTGGGCCAGGCGATGCACGTTCGCTTCACGGCTCCGGAAGTCGCCCCCCTTCACCGTATCATAGAACAGACGCCAGACGCTGTCGCCGTCATTAGGATAGTTCTTGGCGGCGTTAATCCCCCCCTGGGCGGCAATACTGTGAGCCCGACGGGGAGAGTCCTGAAAACAGAACGATTGTACCTGGTAGCCCAGTTCAGCCAGTGAGGCAGCAGCAGAGGCCCCTGCCAGACCGGTCCCCACCACAATGATCTTTTTCTTCCGTTTATTCGCCGGGTTAACCAGCTTCATCTCCTGCTTACAACGATCCCATTTTTCGGCCATGGGACCTTCAGGAACTCGAGAATTCAAAACCGTCGTAGCCGACTCGGCCATGATATCTACCTTCAAAACGGAACGTGTGAAACTATCTATTGGATGGTGCTAAACCGACGCAAATGACTGGCGGAAGGTTAGCGGATAAAAAAGCCCCAGAGTGGCAGACTGACAAAGCCAGCCGCAATGACGATCGCAAATAGAATCGCCAGTTTCTTGATCCAGGGTGTATATTTGGGATGATTCAGTCCCAGCGACTGGAACGCACTCCAGAATCCATGAGACAGGTGAAATCCGAGGACAAGCGTTCCCACAATATAAATCGGGGCACTCAAAACACTGCCCAGAACCTGCACGATGATGCCATAAGGTGACTGGTCTTTGTAGTCGACCGTTGGGTTCAGATGCAGTTTCATGTCGATCATATGCATGATCAGAAAGATCAGAATGATGGACCCCGAAATGAACATCCAGGAACTGGTCCGCCCCATCGGAGTACGTCCGAAAATGGAAGGTGGCTCCTGAATCTTGCTCTGCTTCTCATGATAAGTGATCTGGCGTGCCTTGCGGTTATCGCTGGTCAGCTTGAATGCCAGTGCAATGTGAGCGAACAGCAGCAGGAACAGTCCCGTCTCCGCTACAGGCAGCAGCATCATGCTGTGCAGTTCTTTTGCGTAGTTGTTGTAGGCGTCTGCGCCGACATACACGAGCAGGTTCCCCGCCAGATGCACAACCAGGAAGCCGCACAAGAGAAGGCCCGTGATGCCCATCACGAACTTCTGGCCAATGGAAGAGGAAAGCAGGGTCATAATCCACTTCGTCGCTGATTTTCCGCCTGCTGACGGAGAGGATTGCTGTTTCTCAGCCAATTTCGTCACCATAATCAAGCACTCACCCGGTGATCTGCTTGAGATCCCGTGAATAATATTGTGATAGTGAAATCTATAAACATAGCAGCCAGCGTGGCGGTCACTCAGTCTGACCTGATTGAATCTGCCGGCGCCGAACGATGCATATTCGTTATAGAGCTTAAGTTATTATATTTCTTCGCCTTCGTACATCAATCTTCACAGAATTATAAACTGAAGTCCTTTTGCAAATTTCCGCTCTGCATAGTTGTTTTAGCTCCAGCTTACCCGGTTTCAAGTAAAACATCCGTACCCTGCAGACACTTCTCAAAGGCACTCAGCTTACTTGCGTTTCTTCTTTTTGCTCCGCGGTGACTTCCCCGGCCGGTTCTTCTTCTTTTTCACAGCCCCCTTCCCCTTGGAAGAGGCCCGAGTCGGCTTTTTACCAGACTGCTTCGAATTACCGTTGTCTGATTTTGACTTCGAATTGCCTGACCTCTCCGCTCGGGGCATTCGAAAATCCAGCTCCCGACGATCCAGATCGATCTTTTCGACTTCCACCTCCAGGAAATCGCCGATACGGAACTCCTGACCTGTCCGCTCCCCAACAATACTGAATTTGGCTGGATCCTGGTGAAAGTAATCGTTTTTGCCCAGTCGGCTGATGTGTAACAGTCCTTCCACAGGCACATCCACACCCCGGCAGAACAGCCCGAACGACTCTACTCCCGTGATCATAGTTTTCAGTGTGGTGATTTTATTTTCGACCATCCAGGTCAGTAGTTTGACTTTAGTCAGCTCCCGTTCTGCCGACTCGGCACGACGCTCACGCAACGAGAGGTCGTGGCCCAGTTGACGCAGCCCCTGGGGGCTCTGCCCTTTCCCTTTGTCGGGACGCTCCAGAATTTCATCGATCATGCGATGAATTGTCAGGTCAGGGTACCGCCGAATCGGGCTGGTGAAGTGGCAGTAATGCTCAACGGCCAGAGCGTAGTGCCCAAGCTCTTCATCCGTATATTCTGCCTGCTTGAGACTACGTAACATGGAATAATTGATGGCCTGTTCGACTGCGGTTCCATGCACCTGCTCGATCAGACGCTGCAGGTCCTTACGACTCTGGGCCTTTTTGAGTGTATAACCCAGTGCGCTCACAAACTCGGCGAATTCCACCTGCCGCTGGTAGTCAGGCGACGGATGCACGCGGCGCAGAAACCGCAGTCCCCGGTCATTGAGTCCTTCTGCCACAGCGATATTCGCCGCCAGCATGAATTCTTCGATGATCTGGTGGCTTTCGTCGTGCTCGCGTTCAACAGCACCACTCACACGATGTTTGTCGTCAAAGGTGAGCCGCACTTCGGAGAGGTGCAACTCCAGTGCGCCGGCAGCAAAGCGACGTTTCCGCAGCATCATTGCCAGATGATGCATGTTTTTCAGCAGTTCGCGGACGTCCCGGGGTATCCGGTCCCCTTCTTCGTCACACTCCTGAATGATGGGCAGTACCTGCTCGTAAGCAAACCGCTTCTTGACCCGAATCGCGGAATTGACGAACTCCGTATGTACAGGCACACCATCCGACGTAAATTCGATAAACGCAGATTTGGTGAAACGCACCTGATCCTGTTGTAGACTGGCCAGACCATTTGAAATGATCTCAGGCAGCATCGGAATCACCTGGCCGGGCAGATACACACTGGTCCCCCGCCGTCGGGCCTCACGGTCCAGTACAGAACCCTCTTTGACAAAGTGCGCCACATCAGCAATATGCACGCCCAGCACCCAGTGCCCGCGCTCGTTCTGAGTCAGCGAAATTGCATCATCGAAGTCCCGGGCATCCGCAGGGTCAATCGTCACGACCGTCTCGTTAGTCAGGTCGCGGCGATTCCCCAGTTTTGTCTCATCAAACAGGCTCGCCTGCTCTCGAGCTGCTTCCAGAACCTCTTCCGGAAAGTCCATCGGGATGCCGAATTCGTAGACGATGGACAGCAGATCAACGCCCGGCTTCCCGTGTGGCCCCAGGACTTTGGAAATCACCCCCTGCCCCAGATAGCTCTTCGAAGGAAAATGCAGAATGTCGATGACGACCTTATCCTCAGGTTCAACACCTTTCGCACCCGGATCGCCCACATGAATCGGCGAGTTGAATATCTTGCCGTCCACGTGCACATAGCCTTCGCCCTGTGTTTCGAAGTAAGTGCCGACAAATGTCGTCGAAGCCCGCTCGATGATTTCCACAACGCGACCACAGATCTGCCCTCCGCTGCGGCGGCGATTGATCACGGTAGCATAAACCTCATCGCCAGTCTGAGCATCCCCCATATCCCGCTCGGAAATATACAGATCGCCTGCGTGACGCTGGTCGTGGGCGATGTCGTCCGGCTTATGATGAGGAATCAGATACCCGGCCCCGGAATTGATTTTCTTGATAATCCCGGCAATCCAACCCTCTTTTTTCACGGGGCGAATCAGCCCCGAATCGGAGACGAGAATCTCTTTGCGGGACTGGAGGCTCTGCATGGCCTGCTCGAATTCAGAAGAAGTTGACTTGGAGCCTCCCACTTTTTTCAGCAGCGCTTTTTCCCGAATCGGTGTGTAACCGGGGCGGGCTACGTACTCGAGAATCTTCTTCTCAAAATCGGGCATTCACTCAGTCCTCAGTCATTCCCTTAAACAGTTTTCGCTGCAGGCGAGGTGAATAGGGAGTCCAGCTGGATGTCGAATTGAGATCATCGTCAATGAACCGCGCGAACTCATTGACTTTCGCATCCAGGTTATCCAGATGATGCAGGGCGACTGCTTCTGGAGTCATCGGCAGACGGGGGCTGCCAAATTCATACGTGCCATGATGGCTTACAATCATGTGTTTCAGCCGTAATTCCGCTTCCTTGGGGAAAGATTCTCCCGTCATTTCCTGGTAAGCGCGAATCTTCTCGGTCAGCATTTCTACGCCAATAATCAGGTGCCCCAGCAACTGTCCTTCATCGGTATAGATAAATTCGTTCTCGTAGCCCAGTTCGCGGACCTTGCCGATATCGTGCAGGAACACACCTGCCAGCAGTAGACTCATATCCGCTTTGGGATACAGATCCGCAATCCGATGCGCGGTCTCCATCAGGTTGACCACATGCTCGATCAGCCCGCCATGGTAGGCATGATGCGTCTTCACACCGGCCGGAGCCCGACAGAACTCTTCCATCAGCGCTTCATCAACCAGGAAGCACTCCATCAGAGTGCGGACCTCATTATTTTCAATTCCCAGCAGCATCTCACGTAACCGCGCCAGCAGTGCCTGCACATCATGTGATGCCTGGGGCTGAAACTCAGCCGGGTCCAGGTTCTCCGCGGAGACCGGTTCGATGTAGGTCAGGATGATCTGCAGTGCGCCCTGGAAGAGATGCACTTTGCCTTTCACCTGAACGTAGTTGCCAGACTGAAAGTGCAGCATCCGATCTTCGACAACATTCCACATCCGCGCATTGACGACACCCGACGCATCTCTCAGATCAGCAGACAGAAACAGACTTGCATTCCGATTCGCTCGTAACTGCTTGTCAACTAACAGATAAACCTCGTTTACAGTATCCCCGTCTTTCAGTTGATTTATATTTTGTCGAGACATCTCGAATCGGCTTTCAGAATCTCAATTCAAACGCAGCGGTCGATCTTCAGTTTCGCTAAGAAACACAATAGAACGATCTTAAGCCGATCCATCCTGCTCAACAAGTCCGACACCTGTCTGATCTGAAACTCTCTCCTATTTGCTCTCCGATTGTTAAGAACAGCCCTGTCAGCCCGATCTGAATCCCCTGTTTCGACAAGCCATTGTCCGACAGGCTTTATCTCATCCGAATATTTTTGTCCCCCACTAAGGCGAACCTTTTGGAGTTGAACCCGTTCTGCTAGAATACGCGGCCATCAGTCGGCTGCAAAAGCAAGACTCCGCCCGGCCGATCCACTAGTAACATAAACACCTACTCCTCAATCACTTAAGGAATTCAAGTGCGCTGGTCAAATACGCTGATCCCCACGATTAAAGAAGTCCCCTCCGATGCGGAAATTCCCAGCCATCAGCTGATGCTTCGCGCCGGACTGATCCGACAGTTGATGGCAGGCGCTTATACCTACCTCCCCCTGGGCTGGAAATCGATCCAGAAAGCAGCTCAGATTGTGCGGGAAGAGATGGACGCCGCCGGCGCCGCAGAACTCCACATGCCCGCTCTGCAACCCCTGGGTCTGTTTGAACGCACTCAGCGGAAAGACGCATTTGGCTCCGTACTGATCCAGTTCAACGTCCCTCGTGGAAACCGTCAGATCCCCATGGCACTTGGGCCCACACACGAAGAGGTCGTCACCGACCTGATCAGCCACTGTATCAGCAGTTACAAACAGCTGCCGCTGACCGTTTATCAGATTCAAACCAAGTTCCGCAACGAAGAACGCCCCCGCTTCGGCGTGCTGCGGACCAGCGAGTTCCTGATGAAAGACGCCTACAGCTTCAGCTCTTCCGTAGAGCAGCTGGATGAAATCTACGACCGCATGTACCGCGCTTACTGCCGCATCTTTGCCCGCTGTGGCCTGAAGTATCTGCCCGTAGAAGCAGAAAGCGGCCCCATCGGCGGCGATGCCTCGCACGAATTCATGATCCCCGCCGAAAACGGCGAGGACTCGATCGTTTACTGCGAAGCCTCTGGATACGCAGCCAACATGGAACGGGCCGACACCGGTCGTCCCACCCCTGAAATCAAAACCTCCGCTGATGCCGGGACTATGGAAAAACAGGCCACTCCTGGGGCAACCAGCATTGAACAGGTCAGTCAGATGCTGGGCTGTGAACCCTCACAGATGATCAAAACGCTGATCTACCAGGCTGATGACGAACCAGTGGCTGTCCTGATTCGCGGCGACCATGAAGCCAACGAAGGCAAGATTCGCCGTGCCCTGGGTGCGACCACTGTCGAACTGGCTGATGACAAGACCATCCGGGAAGTCACAGGCGCCCCCACCGGTTTCGCCGGCCCTGTGGGAATCAAATGCAAGATCATCGCCGACCATGACATCCCGCTGATCGCCAATGCCATCACTGGTGCGAATGAAGCCGACGCCCATTTGGTGAATGTGAACGTGGGCCGGGATTATGAACTGGATACCACCTACGACTTGCGAAACGCTGCCGCCGGCGATCCCTGCCCGAAAAGTGGGGAACCTCTGGCGATCGTACATGGCATCGAAGTCGGTCACGTCTTCAAACTGGGTACCAAATATACGGAAGCCCTCGACGCCGACTTTCTGGATGAGAAAGAGAAACGGCATCCGATTATCATGGGTTGCTACGGCATCGGGATAAACCGCATCATCGCAGGCCTCGCTGAGACAAAGCATGATGACAAAGGCCTGATCTGGCCGCTTTCAATTGCCCCCTATGAGGTGCTCGTCATTCCGCTGAATACCAAGGATGACGAAGTCATGCAGACTGCAGAACGCTACTATGAAGAGCTCAAAGCAGCCGGCATCGACGTCCTCTTTGACGACCGTAACGCCCGGCCAGGTGTCAAATTCAATGACGCCGACCTGATTGGGATTCCCTATCGCGTTGTCATCGGCGGTAAGGGACTCAAAAACGGCGAAATCGAAACCAAATGGCGGACTGCTGATGATGCAGAAATGATTGCCCTCGATGCAGGCATCACCCCCATTCTGGATGCTCTCGCTGCCCGCAAAGCGGAAGAATATAAAGCCGCAAACGTACCTGAATAGAACGAATTCAGTACTCGCAAAATAAAACAGGCCGGCAGGAAATCTATCCTGCCGGCCTGTTTTTTATTTCAGTTTCGGTCTTCAGAACTAGTCGAGTTCTTTGATCCGAATGTTTTTCCAGGCAACCGAATAAGGACCGGTACCCTTCTTGATGCCGTGTACCTGCAGGCCAATGAAGCCTGTGGGATGCGTCTTATAGATCGCCTCATCCGTCAGATCTTCGATCTGCTTACCATTGATCCAGGTCTGGATCCGGGGACCTTTGGCAACGATCCGAAACTTGTTCCACTCGCCATCTTTCATGTTTTTATGTGGCTTCAGACGATCCTCGGGAGTCAACCAGCCCCGACCGGTAGCTTCGCCATACACATAACCGGCTTCGGCTCCGTTCTTACCACTGGCTTCGATCTCAACCTGGGGACCATTCACGCGACCATCGCCGTCTTTCTGCTGGCTGCGAATCTGACAACCGGAGTTCAGTTCATCTGCCACCTTAACTTCGAACTCCAGCTCGAAATCGCCGTAATTCTTTTTGGTGCACATGAACGAGTTGGGGCTGCCTTCAGAGGTCGTTCCCACGATCGTCCCATCTTCAACCTTATAGGTCGCCGTTCCGTTATGCTGTGTCCAGCCTTCGAGATTCTTGCCGTTGAACAGCTCGACCCAGCCAGATTCTCCAGCCTGCACAGAACCTGCCAGACAGAGGCTTGCCAGGAACGCCAGGGTTAAGCCCCATACTTGATTGCGTTTCATACTTTCTCTCCAAAATAAAGTCTCGTAGTTGTCAATTAATTAATAGCGGGTTATTTAATCGTCGGCACCAGCCGTGCTGACAGGATTGAAATCATCATCGCCTCCGAGATCAGTCTGCCAATACAGGACCGGGCTGATTGACCTTTTGCGCGTCACGGGCATCGCCGGGCATCTCGCGATGTTCAAACTCACCCGGTTTCGGCTCCCCGGGACGCTGGTTGCGGTCCGGAGTCGGATTGTCGGGAATTGTATCCCCGGTCTGCTCAGCCCACTGATCCAGCACTGTGCGGAGACGAGCCAGTTCGCTCGCATATTCAGGCTTATCCGCCAGATTCTCAAACTGATGAGGGTCTTTGCTGACCTTGTATAACTCTTCCTGCGGACGGGGCTTGAGAAACACATCCTTCTGATGCTTGTTCAACTTGCCGGCTTCATACCGTTCCCATAACGCTTCGCCCGAGGGGAAGTCGATCGATTCCACGCACAGATTGCGCTGCCCCGGCAACGCGTTTCTGATATAGAGCCAGTCGCCGGAACGAACCATGCGTTCATGGGCTTTAAAAACGTGCCAGTTATGCTCACCAAATGCGTAGTCACGAACCTTCGCCTTCGGATCGGTAAACAGATTCTCAAAGCTGACGCCCTGCATCCGTGGATCCGCTTTGACTCCCGCAACCTGCAGAAAAGTCGGCCCGAGGTCAATTGTACTGACCAGGCTGTTCGTCACGGTTCCCGGCGAAATAACTTTGGGCCAGCGAACCATCATCGGCGTTTTGATACCACTATCGTAGAGTCTGGTTTTACAACGGGGAAAAGGACGTCCGTTATCAGCGAAGAACAGCACCAGCGTATTGTCTGCAATCCCCTGGGCATCCAGTTCATCCAGAATCTGACCGGTGAAGTAATCCAGGCGGCTGATCTCATCGTAATACTGGGCGAGGTCTTTCCGCGTTTCCGGGCTGTCAATCAGATAGGGAGGCACAACCACATCCTCAGGCTGATGCGGCTGAGTCTGTTTGGATTTCTGCCAGGCACGGTGCGCATCGG is a window from the Gimesia benthica genome containing:
- a CDS encoding fumarate reductase/succinate dehydrogenase flavoprotein subunit, whose translation is MAESATTVLNSRVPEGPMAEKWDRCKQEMKLVNPANKRKKKIIVVGTGLAGASAAASLAELGYQVQSFCFQDSPRRAHSIAAQGGINAAKNYPNDGDSVWRLFYDTVKGGDFRSREANVHRLAQVSNNIIDQCAAQGVPFARDYGGLLANRSFGGAQVSRTFYARGQTGQQLLLGAYSALMRQVGTGRIKLFPRREMLDLVVVDGVARGIIVRNLITGEFETYSADCVLLATGGYGNAFYLSTNAKGSNVTAAWRCHKRGAFFANPCYTQIHPTCIPVSGDYQSKLTLMSESLRNDGRVWVPKSADDKRRGNEIPDEERDYYLERRYPAFGNLVPRDVASRAAKERCDAGYGVGSTGQAVFLDFRDAIIRDGRHAIETKYGNLFHMYQKITGENPYEVPMQIYPAVHYTMGGLWVDYHLQSTIPGLFVLGEANFSDHGANRLGASALMQGLADGYFVAPYTTGHFLASNSLPEVSTEDEAFKAALANAQDRNSKILGVNGTRSSDSIHRELGHILWEYCGMSRERQGLETAMGKIRDLRDEFWSSVKVLGEGEQLNQNLEHAGRLADFLEFGELMVRDALVREESCGGHFREEHQTPENEALRDDENFCHVAAWEFTGVGNEPVEHREQLEFTEVPLATRSYK
- a CDS encoding succinate dehydrogenase cytochrome b subunit — encoded protein: MVTKLAEKQQSSPSAGGKSATKWIMTLLSSSIGQKFVMGITGLLLCGFLVVHLAGNLLVYVGADAYNNYAKELHSMMLLPVAETGLFLLLFAHIALAFKLTSDNRKARQITYHEKQSKIQEPPSIFGRTPMGRTSSWMFISGSIILIFLIMHMIDMKLHLNPTVDYKDQSPYGIIVQVLGSVLSAPIYIVGTLVLGFHLSHGFWSAFQSLGLNHPKYTPWIKKLAILFAIVIAAGFVSLPLWGFFIR
- the rnr gene encoding ribonuclease R, which encodes MPDFEKKILEYVARPGYTPIREKALLKKVGGSKSTSSEFEQAMQSLQSRKEILVSDSGLIRPVKKEGWIAGIIKKINSGAGYLIPHHKPDDIAHDQRHAGDLYISERDMGDAQTGDEVYATVINRRRSGGQICGRVVEIIERASTTFVGTYFETQGEGYVHVDGKIFNSPIHVGDPGAKGVEPEDKVVIDILHFPSKSYLGQGVISKVLGPHGKPGVDLLSIVYEFGIPMDFPEEVLEAAREQASLFDETKLGNRRDLTNETVVTIDPADARDFDDAISLTQNERGHWVLGVHIADVAHFVKEGSVLDREARRRGTSVYLPGQVIPMLPEIISNGLASLQQDQVRFTKSAFIEFTSDGVPVHTEFVNSAIRVKKRFAYEQVLPIIQECDEEGDRIPRDVRELLKNMHHLAMMLRKRRFAAGALELHLSEVRLTFDDKHRVSGAVEREHDESHQIIEEFMLAANIAVAEGLNDRGLRFLRRVHPSPDYQRQVEFAEFVSALGYTLKKAQSRKDLQRLIEQVHGTAVEQAINYSMLRSLKQAEYTDEELGHYALAVEHYCHFTSPIRRYPDLTIHRMIDEILERPDKGKGQSPQGLRQLGHDLSLRERRAESAERELTKVKLLTWMVENKITTLKTMITGVESFGLFCRGVDVPVEGLLHISRLGKNDYFHQDPAKFSIVGERTGQEFRIGDFLEVEVEKIDLDRRELDFRMPRAERSGNSKSKSDNGNSKQSGKKPTRASSKGKGAVKKKKNRPGKSPRSKKKKRK
- a CDS encoding 3'-5' exoribonuclease YhaM family protein, with product MSRQNINQLKDGDTVNEVYLLVDKQLRANRNASLFLSADLRDASGVVNARMWNVVEDRMLHFQSGNYVQVKGKVHLFQGALQIILTYIEPVSAENLDPAEFQPQASHDVQALLARLREMLLGIENNEVRTLMECFLVDEALMEEFCRAPAGVKTHHAYHGGLIEHVVNLMETAHRIADLYPKADMSLLLAGVFLHDIGKVRELGYENEFIYTDEGQLLGHLIIGVEMLTEKIRAYQEMTGESFPKEAELRLKHMIVSHHGTYEFGSPRLPMTPEAVALHHLDNLDAKVNEFARFIDDDLNSTSSWTPYSPRLQRKLFKGMTED
- a CDS encoding proline--tRNA ligase — translated: MRWSNTLIPTIKEVPSDAEIPSHQLMLRAGLIRQLMAGAYTYLPLGWKSIQKAAQIVREEMDAAGAAELHMPALQPLGLFERTQRKDAFGSVLIQFNVPRGNRQIPMALGPTHEEVVTDLISHCISSYKQLPLTVYQIQTKFRNEERPRFGVLRTSEFLMKDAYSFSSSVEQLDEIYDRMYRAYCRIFARCGLKYLPVEAESGPIGGDASHEFMIPAENGEDSIVYCEASGYAANMERADTGRPTPEIKTSADAGTMEKQATPGATSIEQVSQMLGCEPSQMIKTLIYQADDEPVAVLIRGDHEANEGKIRRALGATTVELADDKTIREVTGAPTGFAGPVGIKCKIIADHDIPLIANAITGANEADAHLVNVNVGRDYELDTTYDLRNAAAGDPCPKSGEPLAIVHGIEVGHVFKLGTKYTEALDADFLDEKEKRHPIIMGCYGIGINRIIAGLAETKHDDKGLIWPLSIAPYEVLVIPLNTKDDEVMQTAERYYEELKAAGIDVLFDDRNARPGVKFNDADLIGIPYRVVIGGKGLKNGEIETKWRTADDAEMIALDAGITPILDALAARKAEEYKAANVPE
- a CDS encoding 3-keto-disaccharide hydrolase; protein product: MKRNQVWGLTLAFLASLCLAGSVQAGESGWVELFNGKNLEGWTQHNGTATYKVEDGTIVGTTSEGSPNSFMCTKKNYGDFELEFEVKVADELNSGCQIRSQQKDGDGRVNGPQVEIEASGKNGAEAGYVYGEATGRGWLTPEDRLKPHKNMKDGEWNKFRIVAKGPRIQTWINGKQIEDLTDEAIYKTHPTGFIGLQVHGIKKGTGPYSVAWKNIRIKELD
- a CDS encoding sulfatase family protein, producing the protein MHVLIRSRNGLLCLFTFCLLSLLCVSVSPAAETRPNIVMILADDVSWNDLGCYGHPSIRTPNLDRLAKEGLRFDNAYLTISSCSPSRCSVITSRYPHNTGAPELHTPLPEGQVLFPQLLRDAGYYTVISGKQHMGPYALTSFDHVSKGKGPGREEDWVPILKKRPKDQPFFCWFASTDAHRAWQKSKQTQPHQPEDVVVPPYLIDSPETRKDLAQYYDEISRLDYFTGQILDELDAQGIADNTLVLFFADNGRPFPRCKTRLYDSGIKTPMMVRWPKVISPGTVTNSLVSTIDLGPTFLQVAGVKADPRMQGVSFENLFTDPKAKVRDYAFGEHNWHVFKAHERMVRSGDWLYIRNALPGQRNLCVESIDFPSGEALWERYEAGKLNKHQKDVFLKPRPQEELYKVSKDPHQFENLADKPEYASELARLRTVLDQWAEQTGDTIPDNPTPDRNQRPGEPKPGEFEHREMPGDARDAQKVNQPGPVLAD